Below is a window of Ochotona princeps isolate mOchPri1 chromosome 19, mOchPri1.hap1, whole genome shotgun sequence DNA.
GTGCATTCTCTCCAAACAGGTTGGGGACAATTGGCTTCATGAACTTGAACTCACCTGTCCCAGTCcctccactcacacacacctCATACTGGTAGCTGTGAGACAGCGTCCCCGCCCCGCCCACGTCCACCAGAGGACCCACACCACCACACCCAGCCCCCGCAGGGAACAAGTGGCCCTCGCCCACAGACACCCCACACCCAGACCCCACCGCCACAGCACCCTCAGCACCGCCACGCCCACACAGCCGCGCGGCCACCAGCGCCAACACAGACGCCAAGAACAGAGAAGACACCGCCGCCAGCGCCACCACCAGCGACACCGTCAGCGTCTCCGCCTGCCCGGCCTcgccccccacacccgccagtcCCGCCAGTCCCGCCAAGCCCGCCTTCCCCGCCGGCGCGTCGGGCCGCGGCAGGTAGGGCTGCGAGAAGCCGTCCACCAGCAGCACGTGCAGCGCCACGCTGGCCGAGAGCGGCGGCTCGCCGTGGTCGCGCACCTGCACCAGCAGCCGCTGCTGCGGCGCGTCGCGCTCGCTCACAGGCCGCGCCGTGCGCACCTCGCCGCTGTGCGCCCACACGCCGAACAGCCCGGGCTCCGTGGCCTGCAGCAGCTCGTACGACAGCCACGCGTTGCGGCCCGAGTCGCCGTCCACCGCCACCACCTTGCTCACCAGGTAGCCCGCATCAGCGCCGCGCGGCACCAGCTCGGGGCACGCGCCCGCCGCTGAGCCGTTGCGCGGCGGGTACAGCACGCGCGGCGCGTGGTCGTTGGCGTCGCGCAGCACCACGCGCACGCGCGCCTCGCCGCTCAGCGCCGGAGACCCGCCGTCCGACGCGCGCACGCCGAACTCGAAGGCGCGCAGGGTCTCGTAGTCGAGCGCGCGCAGCGCGAACAGCTGCCCGCTCGCCGCGTCCAGGGCCACCAGCGCGCCCACGTCCACCTGCGGCCGagcctgcccctgctcctgttcctgcccctgctcctgcccctgtggctgtggctgctgcattGTGTGGTCTTGTGTGAGCAGCGAGTAGGTGATCTGGGCGTTGGCGCCCGCGTCCCTGTCGCTGGCGCTCACGCTGCCGATGTGCAGCGCGGGGCTGTTGTTCTCCAGCACGAACAGGGTGTACAGGGCCTGGCTGAAGGTGGGCGCGTTGTCGTTGACGTCGGACACGTGCACTGTCACGTTGTGCTGACTCTGCAGCCTGGGCGTGCCCAGGTCTGAGACTGTGATGGTGATGGTGTAGTGGGCCCTGGCCTCCCTGTCCAGAGGTCCGTCTGTTACCAAGGTGTAGAAATTGTCTGTGGTGTGTTTCAGGAGAAAAGGTAAATGTTCTTGAATGGAACAAAATGTTTTTCCATTGTCTCCAGAGTCTGCATCTGAAATTCCAAATACAGCCACTAATGTCTCCGGGGAATTTTCTGGGATCTCACTGGTCAGTAAAGACATGGTCAGTTCCGGTACATTATCGTTAACATCCGTCACGGCTACTTCCACAGTGCATTTTCCTGTGAGACCCCCGCCATCTGTGGCTTCAATTTCCACTCGATAAGACTGAATTTCTTCAAAATCCAATAGtcgttttaatttaatttccccCGTGGCTGTGTTTATTTCGAAGGCCTGAATGATTTGGGTTGAAGCTTGGAAAAGTGAGTAGGAGAGCTCCCCGTAGGTCCCAGCATCTGCGTCGCTGGCGGCGACAACAGCGACCAGCGAACCTAGCGGGCTGTTCTCTGGGATCTGAACCTGGTACAGCTGCTGAGCAAACTCGGGGGCGTTGTCGTTGATATCCAGGACCAGGATGAGGACTTGGCAAGTCCCAGTCCTGGGAGGCACCCCACCATCCACCGCCGTGAGGGTCAACCTGAACTCCGGCTGCTCCTCCCGGTCCAGCGCCCTGTCCAGCACCAGCTCCGGGTATCTCCAGCCATCGCTGATATTGCGGGTGAGAAGGTGGAAGTGGGAGCTGGCGCCTATGGTGTAGGTCTGAACCGCGTTGCTGCCCACATCCACATCCTGAGCTATTTTCAGAGGGAACAGGGCTCCGGGACGGCTGCTCTCCAGGATCTTGAGTAGGATTTCCTCCTCTGTGAACTCCGGGGTGTGGTCATTGACGTCTTGGAGCTGGAGCTCACCTTGGATAAATTGCACAGGGTTTTTCAGTAACACCTGGAAGTGCAGTAGACACGGATTCGTGTCACCACACAATTCCTCGCGgtccattttttcttttacaagcaAAGTTCCGCTCCTCTCTTCCAACTCCAAATACTGTTTGTTCCCTTTGGACAGAATCCGGGCACCCCGCGCGGTCAGCtcccctgttcccagccccagatcttttGCTAGGTTAGCTATAAGAGAACCGCTCTCCCTCTCTTCCAGAATGGAATACTTGAGGGCCGCGCTGCCCACCTCCCACAGTAGTAATGAGAAAATAATGGCGGTCACTTGCCTTTTCTGCAGCGCGTTTGGGAACGGAGTCTCcattgttcctcagggacaaagacTGAAGATGCAGTCTTCAacagcacacacagaaaatattGCTTCACGCAAACTCCGCTAAATTTAGTCGCCTTGAGTTGCTTTCATTGACTGACGGGAGAATAGGTACCTCTCTGAAGCCTTGTGTCTCCAGCAGTGTAAAAGGTTTCCTTTTCAAGCTGCCAAAAACGGCTTGGCTTGGAAGGAGTCGCTGATGCTGGAgatgttttacattttcttagCCTGCAGCGCCACCAAGCGTTCTACTTTACAACTTcagataattttcattttaaaacacgTTTGTTAAAACAGCTGAAAGGCATTGcctgacttttttaaaagattttttaaattggaaagtcagatttgcagagaagagacagagatcttccatctgttggttcagtccccaagtggtcgcagcggccagagctgagtcggtccaaagccaggagtcaggagtttcttctgggtctcccaggtgggtacagggtcccaaggctttgggctgtcgtctactgctttcccaggtcacaaggagggagctggatgggaagtggagcagccgggatacaaaccagcacacatatgggatcctggtgcacccaagcaagcactttagccactaggcaatcacgctgggccccattgCGTGATTTTTAGGCCACAGAATGTTAAAAATTCCCTTTTCCCACCTGTTATGAAGTCTTGTTCAGGTAATTAACAGTAGTTGTGACATCAGAAATAACTTCCTGGTCTATTTTCTCTTAAAACTCTGCTGAGGTAAATTCATATCTACTTAGTATCTCTCCAGATAATACCAGTAAGTTCTTTCTCTTGGAGAATTTACAttacaaaaatattcatttgtttttgtttagacAAGTTTATGGGTTTTAAAATTCTACTCCCAAATTGTTATGTTCCTATAACttctcaaataaacttaaaacgTGATTTCTTGTCAGCCTCTGGGCCTCTTGGTAAACAATTTCCTTCAAAAACTGACATGTACAATGCCTAGTGGAGTTTTACTAGAACTTATTAGACTTGTACAGTACCcacttctttttattaaaa
It encodes the following:
- the LOC131482698 gene encoding protocadherin beta-14-like; the encoded protein is METPFPNALQKRQVTAIIFSLLLWEVGSAALKYSILEERESGSLIANLAKDLGLGTGELTARGARILSKGNKQYLELEERSGTLLVKEKMDREELCGDTNPCLLHFQVLLKNPVQFIQGELQLQDVNDHTPEFTEEEILLKILESSRPGALFPLKIAQDVDVGSNAVQTYTIGASSHFHLLTRNISDGWRYPELVLDRALDREEQPEFRLTLTAVDGGVPPRTGTCQVLILVLDINDNAPEFAQQLYQVQIPENSPLGSLVAVVAASDADAGTYGELSYSLFQASTQIIQAFEINTATGEIKLKRLLDFEEIQSYRVEIEATDGGGLTGKCTVEVAVTDVNDNVPELTMSLLTSEIPENSPETLVAVFGISDADSGDNGKTFCSIQEHLPFLLKHTTDNFYTLVTDGPLDREARAHYTITITVSDLGTPRLQSQHNVTVHVSDVNDNAPTFSQALYTLFVLENNSPALHIGSVSASDRDAGANAQITYSLLTQDHTMQQPQPQGQEQGQEQEQGQARPQVDVGALVALDAASGQLFALRALDYETLRAFEFGVRASDGGSPALSGEARVRVVLRDANDHAPRVLYPPRNGSAAGACPELVPRGADAGYLVSKVVAVDGDSGRNAWLSYELLQATEPGLFGVWAHSGEVRTARPVSERDAPQQRLLVQVRDHGEPPLSASVALHVLLVDGFSQPYLPRPDAPAGKAGLAGLAGLAGVGGEAGQAETLTVSLVVALAAVSSLFLASVLALVAARLCGRGGAEGAVAVGSGCGVSVGEGHLFPAGAGCGGVGPLVDVGGAGTLSHSYQYEVCVSGGTGTGEFKFMKPIVPNLFGENAHMSNEESTNFKNHSVVS